One segment of Salvia splendens isolate huo1 chromosome 20, SspV2, whole genome shotgun sequence DNA contains the following:
- the LOC121780617 gene encoding WRKY transcription factor WRKY51-like isoform X1, whose amino-acid sequence MAVDLLGYTNLNERMAIQEAASAGLKSLEHLIRAVSHQQHHQMQPLDCREITDFAVSNFNKVITILNRTGHARFRRAPIQPPPPPVQPLSLFSPPPAASQPLTLDFTKPSAGLGKDEGETIGKDGLSLSAAVSTSGNSSSTFVSSITGEGSVSNGKGGSPSMFAVPPISASKPPLSGKRCREHNHSDNISGKTSGSSRCHCKKSRKTKVKREIRVPAVSSKVADIPADEYSWRKYGQKPIKGSIFPRGYYRCSTVRGCPARKHVERATDDPTMLMVTYEGEHRHTMQEISAPA is encoded by the exons ATGGCAGTCGATTTGCTTGGATACACCAACCTCAACGAGCGAATGGCGATTCAGGAGGCGGCGTCGGCCGGCTTGAAGTCCTTGGAGCATCTGATTCGAGCGGTTTCTCACCAGCAGCACCATCAGATGCAGCCGCTTGACTGCCGAGAAATCACCGATTTCGCCGTCTCTAACTTTAACAAGGTAATCACGATCCTCAACCGCACCGGCCACGCCAGGTTCCGCCGCGCGCCTATTCAGCCTCCGCCGCCTCCGGTTCAGCCTCTGAGCCTGTTCTCTCCGCCTCCGGCGGCGTCTCAGCCGTTGACGCTCGATTTCACGAAGCCTAGTGCCGGTTTGGGGAAGGACGAGGGTGAAACGATCGGAAAGGACGGACTCAGTCTCTCAGCAGCGGTGTCGACCTCTGGAAACTCGTCGTCGACGTTTGTGTCGTCTATTACAGGCGAAGGCAGCGTCTCCAATGGAAAAGGCGGATCTCCTTCGATGTTTGCTGTTCCGCCGATCTCCGCCTCCAAACCGCCGCTCTCGGGGAAGAGATGCCGTGAGCATAACCACTCCGATAACATTTCCGGCAAAACATCCGGTTCTAGCCGATGCCACTGCAAAAAGAG CAGGAAAACGAAGGTGAAAAGAGAAATTAGGGTTCCGGCGGTTAGCTCAAAAGTTGCAGACATTCCAGCGGATGAGTACTCATGGAGAAAGTACGGGCAGAAGCCGATCAAGGGCTCGATATTCCCAAG GGGTTACTACAGATGCAGTACGGTGAGGGGGTGCCCGGCGAGGAAGCATGTGGAGAGGGCGACAGATGATCCAACGATGCTGATGGTGACGTACGAGGGGGAGCACCGCCACACGATGCAGGAGATCTCTGCCCCTGCGTAG
- the LOC121780617 gene encoding WRKY transcription factor WRKY51-like isoform X2: protein MAVDLLGYTNLNERMAIQEAASAGLKSLEHLIRAVSHQQHHQMQPLDCREITDFAVSNFNKVITILNRTGHARFRRAPIQPPPPPVQPLSLFSPPPAASQPLTLDFTKPSAGLGKDEGETIGKDGLSLSAAVSTSGNSSSTFVSSITGEGSVSNGKGGSPSMFAVPPISASKPPLSGKRCREHNHSDNISGKTSGSSRCHCKKRKTKVKREIRVPAVSSKVADIPADEYSWRKYGQKPIKGSIFPRGYYRCSTVRGCPARKHVERATDDPTMLMVTYEGEHRHTMQEISAPA from the exons ATGGCAGTCGATTTGCTTGGATACACCAACCTCAACGAGCGAATGGCGATTCAGGAGGCGGCGTCGGCCGGCTTGAAGTCCTTGGAGCATCTGATTCGAGCGGTTTCTCACCAGCAGCACCATCAGATGCAGCCGCTTGACTGCCGAGAAATCACCGATTTCGCCGTCTCTAACTTTAACAAGGTAATCACGATCCTCAACCGCACCGGCCACGCCAGGTTCCGCCGCGCGCCTATTCAGCCTCCGCCGCCTCCGGTTCAGCCTCTGAGCCTGTTCTCTCCGCCTCCGGCGGCGTCTCAGCCGTTGACGCTCGATTTCACGAAGCCTAGTGCCGGTTTGGGGAAGGACGAGGGTGAAACGATCGGAAAGGACGGACTCAGTCTCTCAGCAGCGGTGTCGACCTCTGGAAACTCGTCGTCGACGTTTGTGTCGTCTATTACAGGCGAAGGCAGCGTCTCCAATGGAAAAGGCGGATCTCCTTCGATGTTTGCTGTTCCGCCGATCTCCGCCTCCAAACCGCCGCTCTCGGGGAAGAGATGCCGTGAGCATAACCACTCCGATAACATTTCCGGCAAAACATCCGGTTCTAGCCGATGCCACTGCAAAAAGAG GAAAACGAAGGTGAAAAGAGAAATTAGGGTTCCGGCGGTTAGCTCAAAAGTTGCAGACATTCCAGCGGATGAGTACTCATGGAGAAAGTACGGGCAGAAGCCGATCAAGGGCTCGATATTCCCAAG GGGTTACTACAGATGCAGTACGGTGAGGGGGTGCCCGGCGAGGAAGCATGTGGAGAGGGCGACAGATGATCCAACGATGCTGATGGTGACGTACGAGGGGGAGCACCGCCACACGATGCAGGAGATCTCTGCCCCTGCGTAG